The genomic interval GCGCTTTACGACGTAACGGGAAAGGAGGTAAAACAGACAAAAAAGAAGGCCGCTTGAAAAAGAATCACGGCTAAGGTAATTTTGGAAAACCGGACAAGTAATGTGCTCCAAAACCGGACATTTCTATTTGCTCGCAACACGCGCATAAAATTTGGGTGGTGCATCAGTTTGAGATTGCCGCGGCCATCTTCGATGGCCTCGCAATGACAAATAACTGTCATTGCGAGCGTTAGCGAAGCAATCTCATGCTCCATGCAAACATTAATTTCAAACTGAACCACTACCAAAATTTGCCTATGTACCTGTCATGGCGGTTGGTGGTATAAAGAGCGGGCGCATTGGCCAAGCCCTTTATTGAAACCGAGACCCTTGCCGCCGCGGAACGGGCGCTTTTGGCCGGCCCCCTGGCCGGAAAAAATACGCCGGACAGGAAAAATAAAATCGTCCCCCGCCGGGACGCAATGACTACGGATGCACTATTGACATGAACAGATTCAGGTTGCTCGCCGCCTTGTGCGTTTTTTGCGGCGTTTTGTTTGCCGCGCCTTCGTTCGCGGGCGCCGACGAGGATAGCCGCCTCCGCAATATTTCCATCGATGCGGGAGCCACGATGTCCACCAGCCCCGCCAGCGGCTGGGAGAGCGCCACCGGCCTCTCCTTCGGGCTTGTATACCGCTTGGGCAATAACGCGGGCATTCGCGTGGCGGTGGAGCGGTACAAGTTCCCCGGCATCGATCCCTCCCTGACGTACACGCGGATGCCGGTATTCCTCGGCGGACGTTTTTATTTTTGGGGCTTCGGCGACATCTGGTCGCATGCCGACCTGGGAATGGAAATGAGCATCGACCAGCGCCAATACCTCTCCGGCGGCGCCGTGCTCACCGAAGACCAGAACAACATGGGGGGGGCGGCGCTCTACGGAATGCTCTACGAAGTCACCGAACACCTCTTCATGGGCGCGGACGTCAAATGGCACCTGAACAAAAACAGCTACTGGTCCTATGGCGTCTACCTCGGCATAGTGTTTTAACGCCGCCCCTTTCATCCTTCCGCCCCAATCTCCGGCTAAAGCGGATCATGATGTGTGAAGAAACGGCTTTCAACCATGATTAGCGGTATCAACACCGCACCGGCCTGGCATGGTTTTCACCTATAATGGGTAATTGGGCGGCAGTTTGGCACCGCAAGTTTCCGTGGCAATCTCCAATCCGTTCGGTGGTGTCTCAGTTTGGGATTGCCGCGGCCATCTTCGATGGCCTCGCAATGACAAATTACTGTCATTGCGAGCGTTAGCGAAGCAATCTCGTGCTCCATCCAAACATTAATTTCAAACTGAGGCACCATCCGTTCCGGCACTTTGACGAAAACACCAAACTGGGGGTAGAATATTGCCCGTATGAATCCATTGAGAAGGGTTTTTGCATTCGCGGCGCTGCTGGCGTTTTGGGCCGTTCCCGTCTTCGCCGCGGAGCATTGCGGCCACGCAAAGGCGGCGGCGGATGCCCATGCCGCGCACGTTGCGCAATCCGATGGCGGCGGATTGCAACAGCATCGCCGCGTCATGAATGCCGCAGCCGAAGAAATACCCGCCGGCGGCGAGGGTGGAGAAGCCGCCTGCGAACACCATTTGGGGGAAGCATGCAAATGCAAAGCGCAAACGGCGCTTTCCTGCGGCATGGAAGGCTGCTGCATAAAGGCCGATGGCCCGCTTTCCGCCGGGCTTAACGACCGCCTTCCCACCAACGACGACCACGCGTTAAGCATTCAAACCGTTCCGTCCGGCATCAACGGACAAATGGTTATTGCCGCACACCGCCGGATGATCATTCCAAGGGATCTGACAGGCCCCGACCCCCGCCCCCCTTCCGCCTAACTTCCTCCCCATTCCTGGAAATTCCTTATCGCCGCACCGCGTTTGCGCGCGCACTTTCCGCGCCAATGCGAAACGGCATAGGGGCGAACTTTTTTATCACGGGAGAACCTATGAATTTAGCGAAAAGCGAGAGGGGTGAGACCCTGTTCAATGCGTATGCCGGCTTGGAAGTTAAAGCGTTCCGCCTGAAGCGCCCGTTTTCCTTCCTTCCCCCGGTCATTAACAACACGGGGGATTGGAGCACTTTTATCGACACGGCCTATCAGGTCTACAAGGGCGATTTTATCGATAATTCGCCGCATTTTTTGGGCAAAAGGGTGATTATCGATAGAAGAAACCTGGATGGCGGTTATGTGGAAGGCTTTTGGCATGTCGTGCAAAGGGACATGGGCGGGGGCGGAGAGCGGTACACCGACTTTCAAAGGCTGGAACGCGTGCCGTGGATCAAGCCCCTGATAGAAAACCACACCGCCGAAGGGGTCGAATACCGGCGCTGCCTTGAGGGCAAACGGGAAACACGGCATTACATCCTCGCCCCTTCCAAAAATTACGTCGTGATCCTTGGAGAAAAAAAGGGGGCAATATTTCTGGTGACCGCATTTTGCATGAACCGTTCTTTTGCGGACAGGGCCATCTTCCGCCAGCCCCCCCACGGGGAGCTTGCGGGGCGGCGGTAACAATGGCCAAGCCGGCGGCGGCGGGCGTGTAACCGCAACCCCCAACCCGGTGATTACAGGGGAAGCCCCGTATTCGGAAAAGGCATCAGCCTTTCCGTTGCGGCGCGCTTCCCCTCCGGCGTTCGATCACTTTTTTGACCAGCAGGGGGGCGATGGCGAACAGGGCCAGCAGGGTCAGCGCCCCCACGAGGCCGGGGGTCACATGGAAGCCCCGCGCCGCCGATTCCCCCAGCTCCGCCACCGCGTTGGTGAAGACGAACGTGTGCGGCGCAATCCCCAGCAGCGTACCGAAGAAAAAATGCCGGTAGCGCAGACGGGAAATCCCGGCGGCGAAGTTCACCCCGTTGAAAGGGAAGAGGGGGATGAGCCGGATGAAGAGGAGGTAATTGAAACCGTTTTCGCGCACGCCGTCGTTAAAGCGGACGTACCATTGTTTGTCCCCAAAAACGCGGCGCTCGAAAAAATCCTTGAGCAGAAAGCGTGAGAGGGCGAAGGCTATGGAGGCGCCCGCCATCGCGCCGATGAGGTTGAGCCCGGTGCCGAGCCATTTGCCAAAGACAAGCGCGCCCAGCGTGGTGAGGATGACGGCGGGAAAACCGGCGCCCGCGAGCAGCGCATAGGCGGCCGCGAAAATCAGCGGCCCCCACGCCCCGAACTCCCGCACTTGCCGGGCAAGATGGCCGGGGGTCAGTCCCTCCGTCCGGTATTCCCAATACACGAGCGCTCCCGCCGCCAGCAGCAGGAGGGC from Nitrospinota bacterium carries:
- a CDS encoding TVP38/TMEM64 family protein, coding for MNRHAVTLLKGFFALLLLAAGALVYWEYRTEGLTPGHLARQVREFGAWGPLIFAAAYALLAGAGFPAVILTTLGALVFGKWLGTGLNLIGAMAGASIAFALSRFLLKDFFERRVFGDKQWYVRFNDGVRENGFNYLLFIRLIPLFPFNGVNFAAGISRLRYRHFFFGTLLGIAPHTFVFTNAVAELGESAARGFHVTPGLVGALTLLALFAIAPLLVKKVIERRRGSAPQRKG